Proteins encoded within one genomic window of Oncorhynchus masou masou isolate Uvic2021 chromosome 1, UVic_Omas_1.1, whole genome shotgun sequence:
- the LOC135547372 gene encoding LOW QUALITY PROTEIN: forkhead box protein N4-like (The sequence of the model RefSeq protein was modified relative to this genomic sequence to represent the inferred CDS: inserted 1 base in 1 codon) — MIESGITSRMSGVLENSGHHPSPQDYRLLTTDPSQLQEDLPGELQSLSWLTSVDVPRLQQMADGRGGGGGDFNGPSQGQGGSLLEQQTAQLNNMTMAGGQGAMIHLQSNMQHSPLGINVITPHSGNMSPFSMNGQPSPGYQCPTSAYQPTAQQVFTLTQASQQCSPAGFYSNVSFNNQNLFTQPRLAPQNQDLQPKSFPKPIYSYSCLIAMALKNSKTGSLPVSEIYSFMKEHFPYFKTAPDGWKNSVRHNLSLNKCFEKVENKMSGSSRKGCLWALNPAKIDKMEEEMQKWKRKDLPAIRRSMANPDELDKLITDRPESCRRKPMDPGMTRLPSCPSGLTLPVPGQMQPQPVVTLSLQCLPMHHQLHAQLQANAQARLASVSPAQTPPXHTVPDLSHSPLATEHPGKQPHDFYSVHGDVNAEVDALDPSIMDFALQGNLWEEMKDDSFNLEALGTFSNSPLRLSDCDLGAMTGSLPPVSSGGSMPFSDLQATGLFTSYATLDALSSQYMGTPGNSKPITALL, encoded by the exons ATGATAGAAAGTGGAATTACATCCAGGATGTCAGGAGTTCTAGAAAATTCAGGTCATCATCCCTCTCCACAAGATTACAG ACTTCTGACCACAGACCCCTCCCAGCTTCAAGAGGATCTCCCTGGGGAACTGCAGTCTCTGTCATGGCTCACATCTGTAGATGTTCCCCGGCTGCAGCAGATGGCCGATGGTCGCGGTGGTGGCGGAGGGGACTTCAACGGGCCTTCCCAGGGGCAGGGGGGCAGCCTGCTTGAGCAGcagacag CTCAGCTGAACAACATGACCATGGCAGGGGGACAGGGAGCCATGATCCACCTACAGAGCAACATGCAGCACAGCCCCCTGGGAATTAACGTCATCACCCCCCACAGCGGAAAT ATGTCTCCATTCTCCATGAATGGGCAGCCCTCCCCAGGGTACCAATGCCCTACCTCTGCCTACCAACCTACAGCCCAACAAGTTTTCACTCTGACCCAGGCTAGCCAGCAG tGTTCTCCTGCTGGGTTCTATAGCAATGTCTCCTTCAACAACCAAAACCTGTTCACACAGCCGCGCCTGGCTCCACAAAACCAGGACCTACAGCCCAAGTCTTTCCCCAAGCCCATCTACTCCTACAG CTGTTTGATTGCTATGGCTCTGAAGAACAGCAAGACGGGCAGTCTCCCTGTCAGCGAGATCTACAGCTTTATGAAGGAGCATTTCCCCTACTTTAAG ACAGCACCAGACGGATGGAAGAACTCAGTCCGACACAACCTGTCCCTAAACAAGTGCTTTGAGAAGGTGGAGAACAAGATGAGCGGCTCCTCGCGTAAGGGTTGCCTCTGGGCCCTGAACCCGGCCAAGATCGACAAGATGGAAGAGGAGATGCAGAAGTGGAAGCGCAAGGACCTGCCAGCCATCCGTCGCAGCATGGCCAACCCAG atgagTTGGACAAGCTGATCACGGACCGGCCAGAGAGCTGCAGACGAAAGCCCATGGACCCCGGGATGACCCGTCTCCCCAGCTGTCCGTCCGGCCTAACCCTGCCTGTCCCAGGCCAGATGCAGCCCCAGCCCGTGGTCACCCTGTCCCTGCAGTGCCTGCCCATGCACCACCAGCTTCATGCCCAGCTCCAGGCCAATGCCCAGGCCAGGCTGGCCTCGGTATCCCCCGCCCAGACACCCC TTCACACCGTTCCTGACCTCTCCCACAGCCCTCTTGCCACCGAGCATCCCGGCAAGCAGCCTCATGACTTCTACAGTGTCCACGGTGACGTCAACGCAGAGGTGGACGCACTGGACCCCAGCATCATGGATTTCGCTCTACAAG GTAACCTGTGGGAGGAGATGAAAGACGACAGCTTTAACCTGGAAGCATTGGGCACCTTCAGTAACTCTCCCCTTCGTTTGTCTGACTGTGACCTGGGCGCCATGACCGGcagcctccctcctgtctctagtGGAGGCAGCATGCCCTTCTCAGACCTGCAGGCGACGGGCCTGTTCACCTCATACGCCACCCTGGATGCCCTCTCCTCCCAGTACATGGGCACGCCAGGCAACAGCAAGCCCATCACCGCCCTGCTTTAA